The Methylomarinum vadi genome has a window encoding:
- a CDS encoding c-type cytochrome: MKKSIIAFVCGLLAWSGAHNVLAADIEAGKAAFETCRGCHSIPGYSNVYPTYYVPKIGGQRAEYVVAALKAYREQARPHGTMKANSYDLSDKTIENIAAYTEKSVGKQTKAVADGDPAKGKKLAASCTSCHTNKLKDGGNIPILAGQYGNYLVKVMKDYQTGKRNNPVMQSMLNGLSEEDLHDISAYFAYQTGLGAVE; the protein is encoded by the coding sequence ATGAAAAAATCAATTATCGCATTCGTTTGCGGCTTGCTGGCATGGTCTGGCGCTCACAATGTACTGGCTGCCGATATCGAAGCAGGAAAAGCGGCGTTCGAAACCTGCCGTGGTTGCCACAGCATTCCAGGCTATAGCAATGTTTATCCGACCTATTATGTGCCAAAAATCGGCGGTCAACGTGCCGAGTATGTGGTGGCGGCGTTAAAGGCGTACCGGGAACAAGCTCGTCCGCATGGCACGATGAAGGCCAATTCCTATGATTTGAGCGATAAAACGATTGAAAATATCGCCGCTTATACTGAAAAATCTGTCGGTAAACAAACGAAAGCGGTTGCCGACGGTGATCCTGCCAAGGGCAAGAAATTGGCGGCAAGCTGCACCAGCTGTCATACCAATAAGCTGAAAGATGGCGGTAATATTCCTATCCTGGCCGGCCAATACGGCAATTATTTAGTCAAGGTCATGAAGGATTACCAGACAGGTAAACGCAATAATCCGGTTATGCAATCGATGTTGAACGGTCTGTCCGAGGAAGACTTGCATGACATTTCCGCTTATTTTGCTTACCAAACCGGACTCGGCGCGGTTGAATAA
- a CDS encoding bifunctional diguanylate cyclase/phosphodiesterase, which translates to MRSLLGNLAVAGIYWLLAKSDLFFAAHHGPVVLWWPADGYALAVLLLKGLCVVPGIFVGAFASSVDVFGSPLIALSIGLGQTLEIVVGWWLLSQKMQFDVAMIRLRDFLSLLLAAPWMAAIGAITASTSLRLAGSIDRHSWMHVTMHWWMADLLGLVLVTTFVLVWIKPPQQWLNRKGLLESMLIFGLTFFAGQIIFLDWYRDITGDYPKAFLLFLLLAIAAIRLGRHGVLIVLLMTSVQALWGASRQIGYFGADLAATHLINFSWFMLIMSVVGMLLATHISEKNLAVLALRESENQFRTLANNASVLVWMSGTDGLCTYFNKVWLDFTGRRLEQELGNGWTKGVHQEDLQHCLDSYMAAFFARREFNLEYRLRRYDGVYRWVMDHGVPRYDGQGVFVGYIGSLFDITERKKAETAMYDSEIRFRNLLEKIPLISVQGYSADGTTNYWNQASEYLYGYTAEEALGKKLTDLIVPPEMRGEVEQAIRKMFATGRPIPASELTLMRKGGGRVDVFSSHAYVHVPGREPEMFCMDIDLTERKRNEARIQNLAYYDPLTQLPNRRLLSERLQQAMNDSHRTHLHGAILFFDLDNFKTLNDTLGHDKGDQLLQQVAQRLQNCVRKVDTVARLGGDEFVVLLKDLSENPKDAPFQAEMACQKILAALNQPYRLAGIEYLNTASIGIALFANNQQSVEDMMKRADIAMYQAKQAGCNTFRFFDPDMQAAVEARMRLENGLRKALPENQLKLYYQAQVDDAGRVVGAEILLRWTHPEQGVISPAEFIPLAEDTGLIVPIGLWVLEHACQQLKTWSLDPNKKTLQLAVNVSARQFRQADFTQQLIDLLGKTGVENSRLKLELTESLVQENIEETIAKMKLLKQSGVQFSMDDFGTGYSSLSSLKRLPLDQLKIDQSFVRNITTDSDDATIVQTIIAMAKHLDMEVIAEGVETEQQKAFLVRHDCRRFQGYLFAKPLPIKQFEALLA; encoded by the coding sequence TTGCGTTCTCTTTTAGGTAATTTAGCGGTCGCGGGTATTTACTGGCTGCTCGCTAAATCCGATCTGTTTTTTGCGGCTCATCATGGTCCGGTTGTGCTGTGGTGGCCTGCGGATGGCTATGCCTTGGCGGTTCTTTTGCTTAAGGGGTTATGCGTCGTTCCCGGCATTTTTGTCGGCGCATTTGCCTCGAGTGTCGACGTGTTTGGTTCGCCATTGATTGCACTTTCCATAGGGTTGGGTCAGACCCTGGAAATAGTCGTTGGTTGGTGGCTGCTGAGTCAGAAAATGCAGTTCGATGTCGCGATGATTCGCTTACGTGATTTCTTGTCGCTATTGCTCGCCGCTCCCTGGATGGCCGCAATCGGGGCCATTACGGCATCTACAAGCTTAAGGTTGGCTGGCAGTATTGATCGGCATTCCTGGATGCACGTCACCATGCATTGGTGGATGGCCGACTTGCTCGGCCTTGTGCTGGTGACGACATTCGTTCTGGTATGGATCAAACCACCGCAACAATGGCTTAATCGCAAGGGTTTGCTAGAAAGCATGCTCATTTTCGGTCTGACATTTTTTGCCGGCCAAATCATCTTCCTTGATTGGTATCGCGATATCACCGGCGATTATCCCAAGGCCTTTTTGCTGTTTTTGTTGTTGGCAATCGCGGCGATACGTTTGGGCCGCCATGGCGTGTTGATCGTGCTGTTGATGACTTCGGTACAGGCATTATGGGGCGCAAGCCGGCAGATTGGTTATTTCGGCGCCGACCTCGCCGCTACCCATTTGATCAATTTTTCCTGGTTTATGTTGATCATGTCCGTGGTGGGCATGCTATTGGCGACGCATATCAGTGAAAAAAACCTTGCCGTATTAGCCTTACGGGAAAGCGAAAATCAGTTTCGCACGTTGGCTAATAACGCGTCAGTCCTGGTATGGATGTCCGGGACGGACGGGTTATGTACCTATTTCAACAAGGTTTGGCTGGATTTTACTGGACGCAGGTTAGAGCAAGAGTTAGGTAATGGGTGGACGAAAGGAGTTCATCAGGAGGATTTGCAGCATTGCCTGGACAGCTATATGGCGGCATTTTTCGCCCGCCGGGAATTCAACTTGGAATACCGCCTGCGCCGCTACGATGGCGTTTATCGTTGGGTCATGGATCATGGCGTGCCACGTTACGACGGTCAAGGCGTATTTGTCGGTTATATCGGATCGCTTTTCGATATTACCGAACGCAAGAAGGCGGAAACGGCGATGTACGATAGCGAGATCCGCTTTCGCAATTTGCTAGAAAAAATTCCACTGATTTCGGTGCAAGGCTATTCCGCCGACGGCACGACCAATTATTGGAACCAGGCTTCCGAATATCTTTATGGCTATACGGCGGAGGAAGCCTTGGGTAAAAAACTGACTGATTTGATTGTTCCGCCCGAGATGCGTGGTGAGGTCGAACAAGCTATTCGGAAAATGTTCGCGACCGGTCGGCCGATTCCGGCGTCGGAATTGACGCTGATGCGCAAAGGCGGCGGGCGGGTCGACGTTTTTTCCTCGCACGCCTACGTTCACGTGCCCGGGCGCGAGCCGGAAATGTTTTGCATGGATATCGATCTGACGGAAAGGAAGAGAAACGAGGCGAGAATACAGAATCTGGCCTATTACGACCCTCTTACTCAGCTGCCTAATCGTCGCTTGTTGAGCGAACGGTTGCAGCAAGCGATGAATGATAGCCATAGAACTCATCTTCATGGCGCCATCCTGTTTTTCGATCTTGATAACTTCAAAACGCTCAACGACACGCTGGGCCACGATAAAGGCGACCAATTGCTCCAGCAGGTGGCGCAACGCTTGCAGAATTGCGTCAGAAAAGTAGACACGGTTGCCCGGCTGGGCGGCGATGAATTTGTCGTTCTACTGAAAGACTTGAGCGAAAATCCAAAGGATGCGCCATTTCAGGCGGAAATGGCCTGCCAAAAAATTCTTGCGGCGCTTAACCAGCCCTATCGACTTGCCGGTATCGAATACTTAAACACGGCGAGCATAGGCATCGCTCTTTTTGCCAATAATCAACAGTCCGTCGAGGATATGATGAAACGGGCCGACATCGCCATGTATCAGGCGAAGCAGGCCGGGTGTAATACCTTCCGCTTTTTTGACCCCGATATGCAGGCGGCGGTGGAAGCGCGTATGCGGCTCGAGAATGGCTTGCGGAAAGCGTTGCCCGAAAATCAACTGAAGCTTTACTATCAAGCACAGGTAGACGATGCGGGCAGGGTAGTCGGGGCCGAGATATTGCTACGATGGACGCATCCCGAACAGGGTGTGATCTCTCCGGCGGAATTTATTCCGTTGGCGGAAGACACGGGGTTGATCGTGCCGATCGGTTTGTGGGTATTAGAGCACGCTTGCCAGCAATTGAAAACATGGTCTCTGGATCCGAATAAAAAAACGCTGCAATTAGCGGTTAATGTCAGCGCCCGTCAATTCCGGCAAGCGGATTTTACACAACAGCTTATCGATTTACTCGGGAAAACCGGCGTAGAGAATTCTCGGCTCAAGTTGGAACTGACCGAAAGCCTGGTGCAAGAAAATATCGAAGAAACTATCGCTAAGATGAAATTGCTTAAACAAAGCGGCGTGCAATTTTCCATGGATGATTTCGGCACCGGCTATTCGTCACTGTCCAGTTTGAAAAGGCTGCCGCTCGATCAGCTTAAGATCGACCAAAGTTTTGTTCGCAATATCACAACGGATTCCGATGACGCCACGATCGTCCAGACCATCATTGCCATGGCCAAGCATTTGGACATGGAAGTGATTGCCGAGGGTGTCGAGACGGAACAACAAAAAGCCTTTTTAGTCAGGCATGACTGTCGGCGATTCCAAGGTTATTTGTTCGCTAAACCCCTACCGATTAAACAGTTCGAGGCATTGCTTGCATAA